The Puntigrus tetrazona isolate hp1 chromosome 23, ASM1883169v1, whole genome shotgun sequence genome has a segment encoding these proteins:
- the LOC122329292 gene encoding transcription factor PU.1 — MLATLENIQYFQDLGPREPTSGNLDLDMIEEYLQEHSVDVMSAPGVQRRNQEEHSMAENSWPGHYTYEWHYGGVAGTDETHEQQQHPPAPQQQQTWVCQSSLNEWGHFQYDRNQYSDSDSLSTSSGCQEFPPSPTSDMKGQIAYDSLTLAPLSGKRKERLFQFLYEMLQTPDMRSCIWWVQSNNGTFQFSSQNKEKLAEMWGRRKGNRKTMTYQKMARALRNYSRTGEICKVKRKLTYQFTERTLRGLQNNKIHG, encoded by the exons atgtTGGCAACTCTTGAAAAC ATACAATACTTCCAAGATCTGGGCCCTAGAGAGCCGACGTCTGGAAACCTGGACCTCGACATGATAGAGGAGTACCTGCAGGAGCACTCGGTGGACGTGATGTCAGCACCAGGTGTGCAGAGGAGAAATCAAGAGGAGCACAGCATGGCAG AGAACAGCTGGCCTGGACATTATACATACGAATGGCATTACGGCGGAGTAGCAGGAACAGATGAGACGCacgaacaacaacaacatcctCCTGctccgcagcagcagcagacgTGGGTCTGTCAGTCCAGTCTCAACGAGTGG GGACACTTCCAGTATGACAGAAACCAGTACAGCGATTCAGATTCGCTGTCCACCAGTTCTGGTTGCCAAGAATTCCCACCGTCTCCGACCTCTGACATGAAGGGTCAGATTGCGTATGACTCCCTGACCCTAGCACCGCTTTCAG GTAAAAGGAAAGAGCGTCTGTTTCAGTTCTTGTACGAGATGCTGCAGACACCAGACATGCGGAGCTGCATTTGGTGGGTTCAGTCCAACAACGGGACGTTCCAGTTCTCGTCCCAGAACAAGGAGAAGCTGGCCGAGATGTGGGGCCGACGCAAGGGCAACCGAAAAACTATGACGTACCAGAAAATGGCGCGCGCCCTGCGAAATTATTCGCGAACAGGGGAGATCTGCAAAGTGAAGCGTAAACTCACCTATCAGTTCACCGAGAGAACACTGAGAGGCCTTCAAAACAACAAGATTCACGGGTAG